GTTGTCGGCCCGGAACCGGGCGTGGGGCTGGAAGGTCACCACCTTGCGGCCGTCGCGGAACGGCCAGGCCTCATTGCCCTGGGTGATGGTGTCGTGGCCGGGCAGGTCGGCGACGGTGAGCGGCTCGCCCCGGCGGGCCAGATAGTCGGGGCTTGCCACCAGGGCCCCGTGGATGGGGGCGATCTTGCGGGCGATCAGGCTGGAATCGGTCAGGTTGCCCAGGCGCACCGCCACGTCGAACCGTTCGCCGATCAGGTCCACGAAGCGGTCGGAATAGGCGGCGTCGACGTGCAGCTTCGGATGGCGAACCGCCAGTTCGGCCAGGACCGGGGCCAGGTGGGTCATGCCGAAGGAGAGCGGGGCGGCGATTCGCAACGAGCCGACGATCTCGTCGCCCTGCTGGGCCACGGCGTCGCGGGCGGCTTCCAGGTCGGTGAGAATCTGGTCGGCGCGGGTCTTGAACTCCTGGCCGGCCTCGGTGAGCGCCACCCCCCGCGTGGTGCGGCTAAGCAGCTGGGCGCCCAGTTCGGCCTCCAGCCGCGCTACCCGCCGGCTGACCATGGACTTCGACAGGCCCAGCCCCTGGCCGGCCCGGCCAAACCCTCCCGCGTCGGCCACGGCCACGAAGGCGGCGATATCCTCGAGATCGAACATGTTCCTGTTTCCGCAACAGTCTGGGGCCCAACGACCCACTATTGTTGCGAGTTTGGAACCACCAGCTTGGGCGGGTCAATCATTCAGCGCCCCGGAGGGCGACATGTCCCAAGTTCTCGTTCTCAATTCCAGCCTCAGCGGCGAGGCCTCGGTCTCGCGCCTGCTGGTGGCCGAAACTGTCTCCCAGCTCGTCGCCCGCGACCCCGCCGCCAAGCTCGTCTTCCGTGACCTGGCGGAGACCGAAATTCCCCACCTGAACCCGCGCACCGTCGCCGGGGTCCGCGCCACGGCCAGCACGCCTGCCGAGACAAAGGCGCGGGCCCTGTCGGACGAGCTGATCGCCGAGCTGCGCGCCGCCGACACCATCGTCATCGGCGCGCCGATGTACAATTTCTCGATTCCTTCGACCCTGCGCACCTGGTTCGACCACGTCCTGCGGGCCGGCGAGACCTTCAGCTACTCCGAGGCCGGCCCCAAGGGCCTGCTGGAGGGCAAGCGGGTGATCGTCGTCGAGAGCCGCGGCGGCCTCTACAGCGAAGGGCCGGCCCAGGCGCTCGATTTCCAGGAGCCCTATCTGCGCCAGTTGCTGGGCTTCATCGGCCTGACCGACGTCACCTTCGTCCAGGCCGAGAAGATCGGCTACGGCCCCGACGCCCGGGCCGCCGCCATCGAAGGCGCCAAGGCCCGCCTGGCTGACCTCATCGCCCGCGACCTGTCCCAGGCCGCCTAAAGCGTCCGGCTTCCTCTCCCTGGAGGGGGAGCCGCCGAATTGTCCGACGGCGCGGCCCCGAGTGTGGGATAGTCGACCAAAGGACGAACATCATGAAGGTCTATCCCAGTACCCGCGCCGCCAACCAAGGCGCCCCCGCCGGCCTCAACGACCCCCGCTCGACCGGGCGCACCCCCTTCACCAAGCCGCAGGCCAAGACCGCGATGCTGCCCCACGGCCAGCGCCGCTGAAGC
Above is a window of Phenylobacterium glaciei DNA encoding:
- a CDS encoding FMN-dependent NADH-azoreductase, which encodes MSQVLVLNSSLSGEASVSRLLVAETVSQLVARDPAAKLVFRDLAETEIPHLNPRTVAGVRATASTPAETKARALSDELIAELRAADTIVIGAPMYNFSIPSTLRTWFDHVLRAGETFSYSEAGPKGLLEGKRVIVVESRGGLYSEGPAQALDFQEPYLRQLLGFIGLTDVTFVQAEKIGYGPDARAAAIEGAKARLADLIARDLSQAA
- a CDS encoding LysR family transcriptional regulator, whose protein sequence is MFDLEDIAAFVAVADAGGFGRAGQGLGLSKSMVSRRVARLEAELGAQLLSRTTRGVALTEAGQEFKTRADQILTDLEAARDAVAQQGDEIVGSLRIAAPLSFGMTHLAPVLAELAVRHPKLHVDAAYSDRFVDLIGERFDVAVRLGNLTDSSLIARKIAPIHGALVASPDYLARRGEPLTVADLPGHDTITQGNEAWPFRDGRKVVTFQPHARFRADNGQALLSAVEAGLGLAMLPTFIAGPALERGTIVPVLRDYPMPEAGLYVVRPPPASHVAGKVRALTELLVERFGGEPYWDACYAHRKAAQSPD